One part of the Suncus etruscus isolate mSunEtr1 chromosome 2, mSunEtr1.pri.cur, whole genome shotgun sequence genome encodes these proteins:
- the OTULINL gene encoding inactive ubiquitin thioesterase OTULINL: protein MAAPRNPPTARERPRAAVAAGSGPIHSWILVARQALDTAWRTATGPVGLVTSFLVASLCYLRRLQLYFGHQLKWWIGYLQRKFKRNLSVEAEVDLLSYCSREWKRDTPQAMLMRKAYEELFWRHHVKCIRQVKSDHYAALRSVLFQVLSQGLPFPSWMKEKDIVKLPEKLLFSQGCNWIQQYSFGPEKYTGSNVFGKLRKCVELLKTQWTEFSGIRDQHKRGSLCNCLFSNALLEHKLYEAVKFLMLYQVTDMYEQMKTKKPVPPLFRLLFSRETSSDPLSFMMNHLNSVGDTCGLEQIDLFILGHSLEVKIKIFRLFRFNSRDFEVCYPEAPLREWPQISLLTENDRHYHVPVF from the exons GCAGCGGCCCAATTCACTCCTGGATTCTGGTTGCCAGGCAAGCCTTGGACACTGCCTGGAGAACAGCCACAGGGCCTGTGGGCCTGGTGACCTCCTTCCTGGTGGCCTCTCTCTGCTACTTGAGGAGACTGCAGCTGTATTTCGGGCACCAGCTGAAATG GTGGATTGGCTACCTGCAGAGAAAATTCAAAA GGAACCTGAGCGTGGAGGCGGAAGTGGATTTGCTCAGTTACTGCAGCAGAGAATGGAAAAGAGACACGCCCCAGGCCATGCTGATGAGGAAG GCATATGAAGAGCTATTTTGGAGGCACCATGTCAAATGCATTCGGCAGGTCAAGAGTGACCACTATGCAGCACTGAGATCCGTGCTGTTCCAGGTTCTCAGCCAGGGCCTCCCTTTCCCATCGTGGATGAAGGAAAAGGACATCGTTAAG CTTCCTGAAAAGCTGCTCTTTTCACAAGGCTGCAATTGGATCCAACAGTACAGCTTCGGTCCTGAGAAGTACACAGGCTCGAATGTGTTTGGAAAATTACGGAAATGTGTGGAGTTGCTGAAAACCCAG TGGACGGAATTTAGCGGGATCCGAGACCAGCACAAGCGAGGCAGTTTGTGCAACTGCCTCTTCTCGAATGCTCTTCTGGAACACAAGCTCTACGAAGCCGTGAAGTTCCTGATGCTCTACCAGGTCACAGACATGTACGAGCAGATGAAGACTAAGAAGCCAGTGCCTCCTCTCTTCCGACTCCTCTTCTCCAGAGAAACTTCCTCGGACCCACTGAGCTTCATGATGAACCACCTGAATTCTGTAGGAGACACTTGTGGGCTAGAGCAG aTCGATCTGTTCATACTTGGGCACTCCCTGGAAGTCAAGATTAAAATATTCCGACTGTTCAGGTTTAACTCTAGGGACTTTGAAGTTTGCTACCCAGAGGCGCCCCTCCGGGAATGGCCTCAGATCTCCCTGCTGACCGAGAATGACCGCCACTACCATGTGCCCGTCTTCTAA